One genomic window of Actinomycetota bacterium includes the following:
- a CDS encoding aldehyde:ferredoxin oxidoreductase, with translation MSVESSKKIHKKELKRFHYKVKPIKKGYNDRTLYINLSNNEILSKPVTEEMKKIFIGGRGFDLWLLWNSIDKETKWDDPKNELCIACGPLGGNPLYPGSGKSIVVTISPLTQSVMDSNVGGYFGSYLKFAGWDALEIQGKAEKDVVIVIDGDEGIISIESAENFPDNTYLLGEFLGKHYGEKNLKAISTVTAGLGAKNTLMGCLNFSFYDTVRKTFRYKQAGRGGTGTVLRNKNIKAIVVKFSKVTSDINHPADLDRAKKVGREYIKEIKKLDPKQNEIYRVGTSYIVTIMNDFDLLPVNNFKFGSHPEAENLGKEVYRKKFHKGHDGCWIGCPLACAHTVKNFTLETGPYKGEAVWVDGPEYETIAGCGSNWGIFDPDFLIELNFYCDTYGLDTISLGTALAFAIECYEIGLIDKSVTGGLSLHFGNKKAALEIIHQMAKGDGFGAIVGQGIKRMKNIFKKEYGSDPGIMQDIGMESKGLEFSEYITKESLAQQGGYGLALKGPQHDEAWLIFLDMVHNLMPTFEQKAESLFWFPMWRTWFGLNGLCKIIWNDVIPENNNETPEPAKIMKHVQWYAEYFSAVTGKEVEPNDLIKMSEKVYNFQRVFNLRQGFGKREHDDIPYRAMGPVTIEEYESRQDRYDKQLKELNIMDPEGKSTEEKIKALREYREKQYEMLKDAVYKRRGWTPEGIPTIQKVKELGIDFPEVIELISKYQ, from the coding sequence ATGAGTGTTGAATCTTCTAAAAAAATTCATAAAAAAGAATTGAAAAGGTTTCATTATAAAGTTAAACCAATTAAAAAGGGATATAATGACCGGACTTTATATATAAATCTTTCTAATAATGAAATCCTGAGTAAGCCAGTTACTGAAGAAATGAAAAAAATATTTATTGGTGGGCGGGGTTTTGATCTGTGGTTGTTATGGAACTCTATAGATAAGGAAACAAAATGGGACGATCCAAAGAATGAGTTATGTATAGCGTGTGGACCCCTTGGTGGTAATCCACTTTATCCAGGTAGTGGTAAAAGTATAGTTGTCACGATTTCCCCATTGACCCAGTCAGTTATGGACTCTAATGTTGGTGGCTATTTTGGTTCATATCTTAAATTCGCAGGATGGGATGCATTAGAAATTCAAGGTAAGGCTGAAAAAGATGTTGTTATAGTAATAGATGGTGATGAGGGTATCATAAGTATTGAGAGTGCAGAAAATTTTCCAGATAATACATACCTTCTTGGTGAATTTCTCGGTAAACATTATGGTGAAAAAAATCTTAAAGCTATTTCAACTGTAACAGCTGGATTAGGAGCGAAAAACACTTTAATGGGTTGTCTCAACTTTTCCTTTTATGATACTGTTCGAAAAACATTTCGTTACAAACAAGCTGGTAGAGGTGGAACTGGAACTGTTTTAAGAAATAAAAATATAAAAGCAATTGTTGTTAAATTTTCAAAAGTTACTTCAGATATAAATCATCCTGCTGATTTAGATAGGGCAAAAAAGGTGGGAAGAGAATATATCAAAGAAATCAAAAAGCTTGACCCAAAACAGAATGAAATATATAGAGTAGGAACATCTTATATTGTAACTATAATGAATGATTTTGATCTTCTTCCAGTAAATAATTTTAAATTTGGAAGTCATCCGGAAGCTGAAAATCTTGGTAAAGAAGTTTATAGAAAAAAGTTTCACAAAGGTCATGATGGTTGCTGGATAGGATGTCCATTAGCATGTGCACACACAGTTAAAAATTTTACCTTAGAAACGGGTCCATATAAGGGAGAAGCTGTTTGGGTTGATGGACCTGAATACGAAACAATAGCAGGTTGTGGTTCCAACTGGGGGATATTTGATCCAGATTTTCTAATAGAGCTCAATTTTTATTGTGATACCTATGGTTTAGACACTATTTCTTTGGGAACTGCATTAGCATTTGCTATAGAGTGTTACGAAATAGGTCTTATAGATAAAAGTGTAACAGGAGGTTTGAGCCTTCATTTCGGAAATAAGAAAGCTGCCTTAGAGATAATACACCAGATGGCAAAGGGAGATGGCTTTGGCGCTATAGTCGGTCAGGGTATAAAACGTATGAAAAATATATTTAAAAAAGAATATGGATCTGATCCTGGTATTATGCAAGATATTGGAATGGAATCTAAGGGGTTAGAATTTTCAGAATATATTACAAAGGAGTCATTAGCACAGCAAGGAGGATATGGTCTTGCGTTAAAAGGTCCACAGCATGATGAAGCCTGGCTTATTTTTTTAGATATGGTTCATAATTTGATGCCAACCTTTGAGCAAAAAGCAGAGTCTCTCTTCTGGTTCCCCATGTGGAGGACATGGTTTGGACTTAATGGTCTGTGTAAAATTATTTGGAATGATGTAATACCTGAAAATAATAATGAAACTCCAGAACCGGCAAAGATTATGAAACATGTGCAATGGTATGCAGAATATTTTTCAGCTGTTACAGGAAAAGAAGTAGAGCCTAATGATTTAATAAAGATGAGTGAGAAAGTCTATAACTTTCAAAGAGTATTTAACTTAAGGCAAGGTTTTGGTAAAAGAGAACATGATGATATACCATATAGAGCTATGGGACCTGTTACTATAGAAGAATATGAATCAAGACAGGATAGGTATGACAAGCAACTTAAAGAGTTGAATATTATGGATCCTGAAGGAAAGAGTACTGAAGAGAAGATTAAAGCTCTAAGAGAATACAGGGAGAAACAGTATGAAATGCTCAAAGATGCTGTTTACAAACGTCGTGGCTGGACTCCTGAAGGAATACCAACAATTCAAAAGGTTAAAGAATTGGGAATAGACTTTCCAGAAGTTATAGAGTTGATATCTAAATACCAATAA